Sequence from the Microbacterium sp. 1.5R genome:
GGCGATGCCGTCGGCGATCTGATCGCCCACGCGGCGACGAGGGTTCAGCGAGGTCGACGGATCCTGGAACACCATCTGGATGCCGGTGAGCGCCAGGTCGCGTCGACGGATGCCGAGCGGCTTCACAGGAGCGTCACGGAAGCGCACCTCTCCCCCGGCGAGCTTCTCGATGCCGACGACCGCGCGGGCGAGGCTCGACTTGCCGCTGCCGGATTCGCCCACGAGCGCGACGGTCTCTCCGGGGGCGACGGTCAGCGAGACGCCGTCGACGGCGACCACCGGAGGACTCCCGGGGTAGCGCACGACGACGCCCTGCGCGTCGAGGACGGCGACTTCACTCATCTCGGGCCTCCTCTTCGGCATCCTGCACGGCGGACTCCGGCAGCACCGGATCGAGCAGCGCGGGATCCGCGTCGGCGGTCGCGATCTTCGACCCCGGCAGCGCCGCGAGCAGCGTGCGAGTGTATTCGTGCTGCGGGTCGCGGAACAGCGTCTCGCGGTCGGCCCGCTCGACGATCTGCCCGTTCTTCATCACGGCGACCTCGTCGGCGATCGCGCTCATGACGCCCAGGTCGTGGGTGACGAGCAGCACAGCGAGGTTGCGCTCGGTCGCGAGGTCGCGCAGCAGCCGCAGGATGCCGGCCTGCACCGTGACGTCGAGTGCCGTGGTCGGCTCATCGGCCAGCAGCACCTCGGGGTCGCACGCGAGGGCGCACGCGATCGCGATGCGCTGGCGCTGTCCGCCGGAGAACTGGTGCGGATAGCGCTTCAGCGCAGCATCCGGGTTCGGCACCTGCACGGTCTCGAGCAGTTCGATGGCCCGAGCCTTCGCCGCCTCGCCTCGCAGTCCGAGGTGCACGCGCATGTGATCCGTGAGCTGGCGGCCGATCGGCAGCTGCGGGTGCAGCGACGCCGAGGGGTCCTGGAAGATCATCGCGATGCGCCTGCCGCGGATGCGGTTGAGCGCCCGCCGGCGCATGCCCACCAGCTCCTCCCCCGCGAGCGTGATCGATCCGCCCGTGCGTGCCTGCCGGGGCAGGAGTCCGAGGACGGCCAACGAGGTGAGCGTCTTGCCGGATCCTGACTCGCCGGCGAGACCGTGGATGCGTCCGGCCTCGAGGTCGAGAGAGATGCCGTGCACGAGAGGACGACCGATGTCGATCGTCAGGTCGCGGATGCTCAGAGCACTCGTGGGGGCCGAAGCGCTCATGCTGCCGCTCCCTTCGCGGAGGCCACATGCTCGGCCTGCTTCTCGTGGGTGACCTCGGCCGTCGGGTCGAGGATGTCGCGCATCGCATCACCCAGGAAGTTGAATGCCAGCACCACCGTGAGGATCGCGAGTCCCGGGAAGACTCCGAGCCACCACGCGTCGAAGTTCTGCATGGCCGCCGAGATCATGGAGCCCCATTCGGCGGTCGGCGGCTGCGCGCCGAGACCGAGGAACGAGAGTCCGGACAGCAGCAGGATCGCGGCGCCGATGTCGAGCGTCGCGAGCACCAGCACGGGGCCGGCGATGTTCGGGAGGATGTCGATGAACAGCGTCCGCAGCGGCGAGTGGCCGAGCAGGCGGCCTGCGATCACGTAGTTCTGGCCGCGGAGGCCCAGCACGATGCTGCGGGTGACTCGCGAGTACTGCGGCCACGAGACGACGATCGCCGCGATCACCGCGTTGAACAGCGACGGGCCGAGGGATGCCGCCACCACCATCGCGAGGATGACGGTCGGGAACGCCATGAACAGGTCGGTGATGCGCATCAGCGTCTCGTCGACCCAGCCGCCGAAGTACCCGGCGACGGCGCCGACCACGGTGCCGATGATCATCGCGGCGATCACGAGCATGAGCGCGAGCGGCAGGCTCACCGTCGCACCCGTCATCAGACGCGAGAAGATGTCGCGGCCGTTGCCGTCGGTGCCGAGCAGAGTGTCGATGCCCGGCGCCTGCAGTCGTGGCAGCACCTGAGCGTTGGGGCCGTACGGCACCCACCACTGCGCGGTGAAGGCGACGATGATCCAGGCGCCCGCGATCACGGTGCCGATCACGCCGAGGGGCGTGCGCCAGGCGCGCGGCCAGCGGAAGCGGAACCGCCAGGGGCCGGATGCCGAGTCGATGCGGCTCATGCGATCCTCACTCTCGGGTCGAGGACGCCGTAGAGCAGGTCGACGACGAAGTTGATGAGGAGGTAGATGAACCCGACGACCAGGCCGACGCCCATGATGCCGGGCAGGTCGAGGTTGGCCGCCGAGTTGTAGGCGTAGGTGCCCAGGCCCGGCCAGGCGAACACCGACTCGACGAGCACGGTGCCCGAGAGCAGGGATCCGAAGGCGACGCCGACGACCGTGAGGATCGGGAGGGATGCCCCGCGCAGGACGTAGTCGAGGATCACACGCATCGCCGGAAGGCCCTTGGCCCGGGCAGCACGCACGTAGTCGCTGCCCAGCACCTCGAGCACGGAGGTGCGGATGAAGCGGGTGAGCAGGCCGATCGTCACGAGCGACAGCACCATCACCGGCAGCGCCAGGTGGGCGAGCGCGTCGGCGAATCCGACGCCGTCTCCGTTGAGGAGGTAGTCGACCGTGTAGAGCCCGGTGATGCGGGGCGGCGGCGTGATCGACGGCGAGATGCGACCCGAGCCGGGGGCGATGCGCAGCTCGAGGAAGAACACGTAGAAGCTGACCAGCGCGAGCCAGAACGTCGGCACGCTCAGACCGATCAGCGTCACGATGCGGATCACCTGATCGGTGACGAGTCCGCGCCGGTAGGCGGCGAGGGTGCCGAGCACGACGCTGACCGCGAGGCTGAGGATGATGGCGCCGATCGCGATCTCGATGGTCGCCGGCACCGCGGTGGCCAGGTCGCTGGTGACCGGTCGCCCGGTCACCAGCGATGTGCCGAGGTCTCCGCGAAGGAGATTCCCCATGTAGATGAAGTACTGCACGAACAGCGGCTGATCGAGGCCCTGGGCCTTGATGAACGCCTCGCGCGTCTCGGGATTCTGCGATGCTCCCTCACCCAGTGCCGCCGACACGGGGTCGCCGGGCACGAGGTTCGTCAGTGCGAAGGTCACGATCGTGACCCCCACGAGAAGGAGCAGCGAAGTGCCGATTCGGCGAAGCAGGTATCCGACGAGCGGCGACCTGCGACGCTGTGCTTGCCGTCGCACGGCCACCGTCGTCATGAGTCAGCTCCGATCAGCCGGCAGGCGTGATCTCGGCGATGTCCATCTCCCACACCGAGTTGTACACGGCGCCGGTGACGGCATCCGCCGTGGCGATGTTGCGACCGGGGACGATCAGCGGAACGAAGGGACCCTCGGTCTGCATCGCCTCGGCGAACGAGGTGAAGGCCTCGCTGCGCTGGGCCTCATCGGTAGCGGCGGCAGCACCGGCTGCGATGCCTGCGATCTCGGGGTTCGCCTCAGCCGCCCAGCCGGCACGCAGGCCGACCTTCAGACCGGGAGCGAACGGAAGGAAGTTCGCCGAGTCGGCGTAGTCGGGGCCCCAGAACCACAGGCCGAAGCCCTCGGTGCCGTTGACGTACGCGTCGAGCTCGGTGGCGAACGGGGCAGGCGCGAGTTCGACGGCGATGCCGGCATCCTCGAGCTGAGCCTGGACGCGCTCGGCGAGCGGGGTGAACTCCACACCGCCGACCGGGTAGTCGTTCGGGAACTGCAGCTTCAGGGTCTGACCCGTGTAGCCGGCCTCGGCCAGAGCAGCCTTCGACTTGTCGAGGTCCTGCTCCACACCGCTGTCGAGGGCGCCCTCGAATCCGGGCGGGATCACTCCGGTCGCCTGCACGGCGCCGGTACCCGCGAGCTCGAGCAGCGCGTCGTAGTCGAGCGCGTAGCGGATCGCCTCGGCGATCTTGACGTTCGCGAGCTCGCCCGCGACGGCCTCGGACTGGTTGAGCAGCAGGAAGATCGTCTGGCCCGACGGCACCGACTCGACGTTCAGTCCGTCGCCGAGGCCCGAGACCTGGTCGCCGTTGAGGTCCATCGCGACCATCGAGTCGCCGCCCTTGAGGTTCGCGAGCTGCGTCGCACTCTCCGAGACGTTGCGCACGACGACACGGCCGTATTCGGACTCTTCGTCGCCGTTGTACTCGTCGCTCTTGGTCAGCACGACCTGCGACGAGAGATCGAGGGTGTCGAGCACGAACGGTCCAGAGCCGGCCGAGGTTCCGTCGAGGAACTCCTGTGCGCTGTCGGTGCCGTCGGTGGTTCCGCCGTTCTCGATCACGACGTCGGAGTTGACGATGCCGAGCGCCGGGTTCGCGAGGATCGCGGGCAGCTGCAGCAGCGGTGTCTCGGAGGTGATCGAGATCGTCTTCTCGTCGACCTCGGTGATGGTCAGACCGCCCAGGAGGAAGTTCGGCTTGGCATCGGTCATGCCCTGGATGCGCTGCAGGGTGAAGACGACGTCCTTCGCCTCGATCGGCGAGCCGTCGGAGAAGACGCGGTCCCCCTCGAGCGTGAACGTGAACTCGGTCGCCTCGTCGTTCTGCTCCCACGATGCGAGGCCGGGAACGGGAGTCGACACGTCCGAGCCCTCGAAGTCGACGAGCGTCTCGTAGAGCGCCTTGGCGATCATGTTGCCGGTCGGGTCGTAGGTGTGACCCGGGTCGGCGGTCTCGATCGAGAACGCGGTGTCGATGACGAGCGAGTCGGAACCGGAGGATTCTCCGCCGTTGTTCGCCGAGTTGCCACCGGAGCAACCAGCGAGGGCGAAGAGAGCGACGGCTCCGATCGCGATGACGGACGTGCTGCGACGTGACGACATATGGGCCTCCAGGGGCGAGGAGTTTCATCGGGTTCGGTCGACGCCGGGTGGACGACCGGTGATCAGATTCGCATTGTATGGGACTATGTGTCCAGCAAGAATGCAGACGTCATCACAGTCTGTCCAAGACCCCGCCCGTGAGGAGCATTGTGTCCACTAAGAGCGACGAAGCCACGAGGCAATCTGGACGAAGTGCCGCCCCACTGGACGACATCGGATACAGAATCCTCGAGACGCTGCGTGATAACGGTCGTATCTCGATCGCCGCACTGGCCGAGACCGTCGGGATCTCGCGGGCCAACGCCTACACCCGCGTCGAGACGCTGATGCAGGACGGAGTGATCACGGGATTCAGCGCCCGCGTCGACCAGTCGAAGGCCGGGCTGTCGATCGGTGCGCTGGTCTTCGTCACCGTGCACCCGCAGGCCTGGGCGTCGTTCCGCGAGAGCGTGCTCGAGATGCCCGATGTCGAGTGGTGCGCCATCACCACCGGCGAGCACGACGCCATGCTGCTGATCCGTGCGGTCGACGTGAGCGGCGTGCACGAGTTCACGACGGGTGTCATCGCGCAGCTGCCCGAGGTGCGCACGGTCGTCAGCGTGGTCGTGCTCGACGAGGTCATCCGCCGGTCGTTCCTGCTGCCGAGCGACCTGCCCGAGCGCGACCTGGCCACGCCGCTGGGCATGACGCGGTGGACGCCGGCGACGCCGGGCCGCGACATGCTCCCGCCACGCTGACCCGCGGCGGAACGAGCCGTCAGGCGGCTGCGGGCTCTTCGCAGACGCTGAGCTGCGGCAGTCCGTGCATCTCGTAGTGCTCGACGAGGCGGATGCGACCGTCATCCGTGAGCTCGAGCCGGCTCTCCCCGTCTCCGGTCACGACGGTGCCGTCGGAGACGAGCACGTGCACGAACGAGACCCAGATGGTGTCGCCGGTGCGGGTGCCGACGAAGCGCCCGAAGGTGACGGTGTCACCGGAGTAGTCGCCCCAGATCGCCCCGTCCTTCTCCCAGTACACGAACTCGCTGGGCGATTCGGGATCCACGGCCGAGGTGGTCGACGAGACCATCAGGAACCGGCGGCCGTCGAGGGAGGGGATGGTTGCAGTCGTGCTCACCCTCCGATTATGGAGGGGGTGGCGGCGACTCTCATCTCGCCTCGTGAACCGTCTGTGTCGGCCGCCGGACGGGCGCGCGGAGCGAGACGAATTCCGCAGAGAGGCTCCCCGGCGCGCCCTTTCGTCTGACCACACGATCGGGGTCGAGGTGCCGCATCGCCGTCGAGACCTCGGGAGTCGGGAAGGCCCCCGGGTACCGTGGGTCGCATGCACTGGATGCCTGACACCTCTGCCGGAGACTGGCTGCGCGAGCGTCTCGACGACCCCTGGAACTCGACGATGCACGCCGTGGTGCCGCACGGCTTCCCCGCGTATGCGCGCATCCTGCACCCTGCGATCGTGCGATCGCTCCCCGACCGACCGGTGCCGACCTACGACGACTACGACCGGATGCCGGAGGCCGAGCGACAGTCGCTCCTCGATCGGTTCATCGATGAACCGGCGACATGGGCGCAGACGGCCGCCGCCTTCGGCACGACGCTGCATCCTCTCGCTCAATGGCAGCGGATCGTGCGCACTCCGCCGGAGACCGACTGGAACGCGCGGATCTCCCCCGACGGGCGCGAGTTCACCGCGC
This genomic interval carries:
- a CDS encoding ABC transporter ATP-binding protein, which translates into the protein MSASAPTSALSIRDLTIDIGRPLVHGISLDLEAGRIHGLAGESGSGKTLTSLAVLGLLPRQARTGGSITLAGEELVGMRRRALNRIRGRRIAMIFQDPSASLHPQLPIGRQLTDHMRVHLGLRGEAAKARAIELLETVQVPNPDAALKRYPHQFSGGQRQRIAIACALACDPEVLLADEPTTALDVTVQAGILRLLRDLATERNLAVLLVTHDLGVMSAIADEVAVMKNGQIVERADRETLFRDPQHEYTRTLLAALPGSKIATADADPALLDPVLPESAVQDAEEEARDE
- a CDS encoding ABC transporter permease; translation: MSRIDSASGPWRFRFRWPRAWRTPLGVIGTVIAGAWIIVAFTAQWWVPYGPNAQVLPRLQAPGIDTLLGTDGNGRDIFSRLMTGATVSLPLALMLVIAAMIIGTVVGAVAGYFGGWVDETLMRITDLFMAFPTVILAMVVAASLGPSLFNAVIAAIVVSWPQYSRVTRSIVLGLRGQNYVIAGRLLGHSPLRTLFIDILPNIAGPVLVLATLDIGAAILLLSGLSFLGLGAQPPTAEWGSMISAAMQNFDAWWLGVFPGLAILTVVLAFNFLGDAMRDILDPTAEVTHEKQAEHVASAKGAAA
- a CDS encoding ABC transporter permease, which translates into the protein MTTVAVRRQAQRRRSPLVGYLLRRIGTSLLLLVGVTIVTFALTNLVPGDPVSAALGEGASQNPETREAFIKAQGLDQPLFVQYFIYMGNLLRGDLGTSLVTGRPVTSDLATAVPATIEIAIGAIILSLAVSVVLGTLAAYRRGLVTDQVIRIVTLIGLSVPTFWLALVSFYVFFLELRIAPGSGRISPSITPPPRITGLYTVDYLLNGDGVGFADALAHLALPVMVLSLVTIGLLTRFIRTSVLEVLGSDYVRAARAKGLPAMRVILDYVLRGASLPILTVVGVAFGSLLSGTVLVESVFAWPGLGTYAYNSAANLDLPGIMGVGLVVGFIYLLINFVVDLLYGVLDPRVRIA
- a CDS encoding ABC transporter substrate-binding protein encodes the protein MSSRRSTSVIAIGAVALFALAGCSGGNSANNGGESSGSDSLVIDTAFSIETADPGHTYDPTGNMIAKALYETLVDFEGSDVSTPVPGLASWEQNDEATEFTFTLEGDRVFSDGSPIEAKDVVFTLQRIQGMTDAKPNFLLGGLTITEVDEKTISITSETPLLQLPAILANPALGIVNSDVVIENGGTTDGTDSAQEFLDGTSAGSGPFVLDTLDLSSQVVLTKSDEYNGDEESEYGRVVVRNVSESATQLANLKGGDSMVAMDLNGDQVSGLGDGLNVESVPSGQTIFLLLNQSEAVAGELANVKIAEAIRYALDYDALLELAGTGAVQATGVIPPGFEGALDSGVEQDLDKSKAALAEAGYTGQTLKLQFPNDYPVGGVEFTPLAERVQAQLEDAGIAVELAPAPFATELDAYVNGTEGFGLWFWGPDYADSANFLPFAPGLKVGLRAGWAAEANPEIAGIAAGAAAATDEAQRSEAFTSFAEAMQTEGPFVPLIVPGRNIATADAVTGAVYNSVWEMDIAEITPAG
- a CDS encoding Lrp/AsnC family transcriptional regulator, which translates into the protein MSTKSDEATRQSGRSAAPLDDIGYRILETLRDNGRISIAALAETVGISRANAYTRVETLMQDGVITGFSARVDQSKAGLSIGALVFVTVHPQAWASFRESVLEMPDVEWCAITTGEHDAMLLIRAVDVSGVHEFTTGVIAQLPEVRTVVSVVVLDEVIRRSFLLPSDLPERDLATPLGMTRWTPATPGRDMLPPR